From the genome of Globicephala melas chromosome 11, mGloMel1.2, whole genome shotgun sequence, one region includes:
- the LHFPL5 gene encoding LHFPL tetraspan subfamily member 5 protein, which translates to MVKLLPAQEAARIYHTNYVRNSRAVGVMWGTLTICFSVLVMALFIQPYWIGDSVSTPQAGYFGLFSYCVGNVLSSELICKGGPLDFSSIPSRAFKTAMFFVALAMFLIIGSIICFSLFFVCNTATVYKICAWMQLAAATGLMIGCLVYPDGWDSSEVRRMCGEQTGKYTLGHCTIRWAFMLAILSIGDALILSFLAFVLGYRQDKLLPDDYKADGQEEA; encoded by the exons ATGGTGAAGTTGCTGCCTGCCCAGGAGGCAGCCAGGATCTACCATACCAACTATGTGCGGAACTCGAGGGCCGTAGGTGTGATGTGGGGCACACTCACCATCTGCTTCTCCGTGCTGGTCATGGCGCTCTTCATCCAGCCCTACTGGATAGGTGACAGCGTCAGCACACCCCAGGCAGGCTACTTTGGCCTTTTCTCCTACTGCGTGGGCAACGTGCTGTCGTCTGAGCTTATCTGCAAGGGTGGCCCGCTGGACTTCTCCTCCATCCCCTCTAGAGCCTTCAAGACTGCCATGTTCTTCGTGGCCTTGGCCATGTTCCTCATCATCGGCTCCATCATCTGCTTCAGCCTGTTCTTTGTCTGCAACACGGCCACTGTCTACAAGATCTGCGCATGGATGCAGCTGGCTGCGG CCACAGGCCTGATGATTGGCTGCCTGGTCTACCCAGATGGTTGGGACTCAAGTGAGGTACGGCGCATGTGCGGGGAGCAGACCGGCAAATACACACTGGGCCACTGCACCATCCGCTGGGCCTTCATGCTGGCCATCCTCAGCATTGGAGACGCCCTCATCCTCTCCTTCCTGGCCTTTGTGCTGGGCTACCGCCAGGACAAGCTGCTCCCTGACGACTATAAGGCCGATGGACAAG AGGAAGCCTGA